From the genome of Streptomyces spinoverrucosus:
AGGACAGGGCGCGCAGCAGCCGGCGCAGCGGCTTCGGCTCGGTCTTCACCGCGGCCGCGAGCTCCTCCACGGTCATGGGGGTGTCCGCGAGCGCGTCGGCGACGCCCAGCCGGGCTGCCGCGCGGACGGCGGCGGCACACGCCGCCCCGAACACGAGCTCTCTCAGCCGCATCGACGGCGGTGGTGGCGGAGGAGCCGAGAGCTCGGGGGATGGAGCGGTCATGTGCCGCCTTCCTTCCTTGCGTGAGTGGGTTACGGCTGTCCGGTCAGCACAGACCCGCGGGCTTGGAGGCCCCGCAGGTGTTGGCGTCGAACGCGTTGGCGCTCTTGGTGGCTTCCTGGTTGACGAGGTCCGCCGGCGAGTTGTTCTCCAGGCGGTTGTCGGTGATCCGGTTCCGCTCGCTCGTGACGCCCACCATGCTCTTGAACAGGACGATGCCGCCGGACAGCGGGGACTTGCCCGAGTGGCCGGTGACCACGTTCCGCGCGACCAGGGTGTTCTCGGCGCCGGTCAGGACGATGCCGGAGCCCTGCAGGAAGGGCAGCCGGGCGGTCTTCGCGCAGTACTTGTTGTTGTTCTCGACGCGGTTGTCGCTGACGGTCAGAGCGCCCGCCCTCGGCTTGTTCTCGTCGCCGACGACGAACAGGCCGGTGCAGTTGCCGGTGAGGTGGTTGGCCGTGACGGCGAGGTTCCGCAGCCGGCGGACGGTGATGCCGATCCGGTTGTCCTCGAGGTGGTTCCGCTCGATCACCGTGCCCTTGGTGTCGGTGGCGCCCACCTCGGCCTTCACGTTGTTGGCGAGGAACAGGCCCGCGTCACCGTTGCCCCGGGCGATGTTGTCCCGGAAGACGCCGCGGGTGGAGTGCTCCTGCGCGATGCCCCACTGCCCGTTGTCGTCGGCGGTCACCCGCCGCACGGTCAGGCGGTCGGTCCCCAGCGCGAACAGGCCGTTCTTGGAGAAGTCGGTCACCTTCAGGTCGGCGATGGTGACGTCCTGGAGGGCCTTGTTCTTCTCCCCGATCACGCAGATGCCGTTCCCCGAGTCGAGGCAGTTCGGGGTGGCCTTCGTGGCGCGCGGCGCGACCTTCTTCTTCTGGACCGGCTGGATCACCGTGTCGTCGCCGTGGTGGCGCAGTCCGCGCAGGGTCAGTCCCGGCGTCCTCACCGTGATGCTCTCGTGGTAGACGCCGGGCATGACGAGGACCGTGTCGCCGGGCTGGGCGGCGTTCACGGCCTTCTGGATCGACTCGCCCGGCGTCACCACGTGGACCTGGTGGGCGGCCGACGCGGGAGCGGAACCGACAAGGGCGCCCAGGAGCGCCGTCGCGCATGCGACGTATGTGATATGGCGTTTTGTCACATTCCGAAGGCTAGGAGCGCATCAGTCGATTACCGGCTGGATGCTCCGTTCGACGGCGTGTCACCCCGGAAGGCAGTACGGGCCGAGCCGGGCGCCTGTACGCCCGGGCTCAGCCCGTACCTGTGGTCCGCGACGCCGACCGAGGGTCAGCGGGCCCTCGGTCCGCCCTTCGGCAGCCGCATGCCCTTGGGCATCGGCCCCTTGGGCAGCGGCATGTTGCTCATCAGGTCGCCCATCGCCCGCAACCGGTCGTTGGTGGCGGTCACCTGGGGTCCGGTCAGTACGCGCGGCAGCTTCAGCATGGTCGTGCGCAGCTTCTTCAGCTCGACCGCGTCCTCGCCGGTGCCGACGATCAGGTCGTGCACCGGCACGTCCGCGACGACCCGGTTCATCTTCTTCTTCTCGGCGGCCAGCAGGGACTTCACCCGGTTCGGGTTGCCCTCGGCGACCAGCACGATGCCGGCCTTGCCGACCGCCCGGTGCACCACGTCCTGGCTGCGGTTCATCGCCACCGCGGGGGTCGTCGTCCAGCCCCGGCCGATGTTGTCGAGCACGGCCGCGGCGGCGCCCGGCTGGCCCTCCATCTGCCCGAAGGCGGCCCGCTCGGCGCGGCGCCCGAAGACGATCGCCGTCGCGAGGAAGGCGAGCAACAGGCCCAGGATGCCGAGATAGATGGGGTGACCGATCAAGAAACCGATCGCGAGGAAGACACCGAAGGTGACGATTCCGACTGCCGCGAGTACAAGACCGATCTTCTTGTCGGCCCTGCGGGTCATCTTGTAGGTCAGAGCGATCTGCTTCAGTCGCCCGGGGTTCGCAGCGTCCGCTGCGGTTTCCTTCCTCGCCATGCCACGAAGTCTACGTGGCTCGCGAACCGCCTTCGACGGCGGTGCGCATCTCAGGAGCGACGGGCGAAGGTCTGCTCCACGATCCGCTGCGCCTCGATCCGGTCCTTGGCCCGGCGGCGGTCCTCCAGCACGGAGGTCCAGGCGTTGCGGCGGGCGGTGCGCTGGCCGCCGCTCATCAGCAGGGACTCCACGGCGCGCAGGGCGGTGGTGAAGGACGGAATGGCGGTGGCGCGGACGGGCGCGGCCTGCATGGTGGAGGTCCCCCCTCGAGATCGGCTGTGGATACCGGTGTACGTGGCGTGAGGCCAGCGTCACTGATTGGTGTTACCAGGGCGTGACCGACCGGTCAAACACCAATGAAGCCTTGATACGGCGGCCCCGAACGCGGACGCGGCCCTGACGTACGCCCTCATCTGCGAGGACGGTCAGGACCGCGTCGTATCGGTCACTACCTGCGGGTAGCCGCTTGTGCGGGAATTCACACGCTCGCCGCACGCCGTACGGGGACGGCGGGTGACGCCGCGTCAGACGGCCTGCGCCGCGACGTACGTACCCCGCTTCTCGACGGCCATCTGGTACAGGCGCCCGGCGCGGTACGAGGAGCGCACCAGCGGGCCGGACATCACACCGGAGAAGCCGATCTGCTCGGCCTCCTCCTTCAGCTCCACGAACTCCTGCGGCTTCACCCAGCGCTCCACCGGGTGGTGGCGCACCGACGGGCGCAGGTACTGCGTGATGGTGACCAGCTCGCACCCGGCGTCGTGCAGCTGCCTGAGCGCGTCGCTGACCTCCTCACGGGTCTCGCCCATGCCGAGGATCAGGTTGGACTTGGTCACCAGGCCGTAGTCGCGGGCCGCGGTGATGACCTTCAGGGAGCGGTCGTAGCGGAAGCCGGGGCGGATCCGCTTGAAGATCCGGGGCACCGTCTCGACGTTGTGCGCGAAGACCTCGGGGCGGGCCGAGAAGACCTCCGCCAGCTGCTCGGGGACCGCGTTGAAGTCGGGAGCCAGCAGCTCGACCTTGGTGTGACCACCCTCACGGCCGGCGGTCTGCTGGTGGATCTGGCGCACGGTCTCGGCGTACAGCCAGGCGCCGCCGTCCTCCAGGTCGTCGCGGGCGACGCCGGTGATGGTGGCGTAGTTCAGGTCCATGGTGACCACGGACTCGCCGACCCGGCGGGGCTCGTCGCGGTCGAGCGCCTCGGGCTTGCCGGTGTCGATCTGGCAGAAGTCGCAGCGCCGGGTGCACTGGTCGCCGCCGATGAGGAAGGTCGCCTCGCGGTCCTCCCAGCACTCGTAGATGTTCGGGCAGCCGGCTTCCTGGCAGACCGTGTGCAGGCCCTCGCTCTTCACGAGGTTCTGCATCTTGGTGTACTCGGGGCCCATTTTCGCCCGGGTCTTGATCCACTCGGGCTTGCGCTCGATGGGGGTCTGGCTGTTGCGGACCTCCAGGCGCAGCATCTTGCGTCCGTCGGGTGCGACTGCGGACACGACCGGCTCCCTAGCGATTGGTGGTACGGCGACTTTTCAGGGTACGCCCGTTGGAATTCTGGCCTGCGTCGGTGCCGGCCAGGTTATGCGGCCGGGGCCTTCTCGATCACCCTCGGCTTCAGTTCCGCGTTCTCCAGTACGTCCCTCAGGTGGCGCTCGACGATCGGGAGCACCTCCTCGATCGTGATGTCGCGGCCCAGCTCGTTCGCGAGGGAGGCGACGCCCGCGTCGCGGATGCCGCAAGGGATGATCTTGTCGAACCACTTGTTGTCGGGGTTCACGTTCAGCGCGAAGCCGTGCATCGTGACGCCCTTGGCGACACGGATGCCGATGGCGGCGATCTTGCGGTCCTCGCGGCGCTGGCCGGCATTGGAGGGGGCGTACTCCGGGCCGTTCAGGCGGGGGTCGAACTCCTCGTCGTGCAGCCGGGGGTCGAAGTCGAGGGAGAGGCCGCCGACGGACGGGCGCTGCTCGACCGGGTCGCCGAGGACCCACACCCCGCTGCGGCCCTCGACCCGGGTGGTCTGCAGGCCGAACTCCGCGCAGGTGCGGATCAGCGCCTCTTCCAGCCGTCGTACGTGCGCCACCACGTCCACCGGGCGCGGGAGCTTCTGGATCGGGTAGCCCACCAGCTGGCCCGGGCCGTGCCAGGTGATCTTGCCGCCGCGGTCCACGTCGACGACCGGTGTGCCGTCGAGGGGGCGCTCGTTGTCCGCCGTGCGCCGGCCCGCGGTGTAGACCGGCGGGTGCTCCAGCAGCAGCACGGTGTCGGAGACCTCGTCGGCGAACCGCGCCGCGTGCACCCGGCGTTGCTCGTCCCACGCCTCCTGGTACTCGACGGCGTCCGCGCCGAATCCCATACGGACGAACCGCAACTCACTCACGGCAAGCGCCTCCCTAGAGGTCGTAAGGCATGAAACGCGCCTACGCCACTGTACGACTCCTCCGGGCGCGTCAGCCCTGGGGGCAATCCTCACACGATCGGATGAATGAACGTCGAAGTGTGCTATCAGCTGCTCACTCTCCGCTACATTCGCGCCGTTCACGAGGCCATATGGGCTGCTCACAGGCAATCCGGGCAGCGCGGTGGCGACAGCCGCCGAACGCCCGAAGGCAGGAGACCGCACCGCAGATGACGGAACGACCCGCGCAGCGCACTCCCAACCGCCAGCTCGCCGCGCTCATCGCAGAAGCGGGGTTCTCCAACGCAGGTCTCGCCCGTCGCGTGGACCAGCTCGGCCTCGAACACGGACTCGACCTCAGATACGACAAGACCTCCGTCACCCGCTGGCTGCGCGGACAGCAGCCCAGGGGAACGACCCCGGCGCTCATCGCCGAGGTGTTCACCCGCCGCCTCGGCCGCCGGCTCACCGCCCAGGACCTGGGCCTGGACGCCTGCGCCCCGGTGTACGCGGGGCTGGAGTTCGCGGCGGGGCCCGAGGAGGCCGTCGACATCGTCAGCGGCCTGTGGCGCAAGGACTCCGGCAGCCATGCCGAGCTGCGCAAGATCGCCTTCACCCCGGCCGGGCTGGTCGTCCCCAGCCGGGACTGGCTGATCGGCCGCGCCGACGAGAAGGTCGCCCGGGGCGAGTCCCCGGCCCGGGTGCCCGCGCAGGGCCGCCCGGCGGTGCCCCAGCAGCGCGGCCGGGCCGAGCGCGGGCCCGGCCACCGGGTCACCTCCGGCGACATCGCCGCGCTCCGCTCGGTCGCCGAGCTGTTCCGCACCCTCGACAACGCCTACGGCGGCGGCCACGCCCGGCAGGCCCTGGTGCGCTACCTGGAACACGAGCTCGAACCGATGCTGCGCGGCACCTACGGCGAGCAGACCGGCCGCCGGCTGTTCGGCGCCGCCGCCGACCTCACCCGGCTCGCCGGCTGGACGTCGTACGACATCGCCGCGCACGGTCTCGCCCAGCGGTACTTCGTACAGGCGCTGCGGCTGTCGCAGGCGGCCGGGGACCGGGCGTACGGGGCGTATGTCCTGGTCACGATGAGCCGGCAGGCCGTCTATCTGAGCCACGGGCGCGAGGCCGTGCAGCTGGCGCGGGTGGCCCAGCAGGGGGTGGGCGGCTCCGCGCCGCCCGTCGTGCAGGCGCTGCTGCACGCCGCCGAGGCACGGGGGCACGGGGTGCTGGGGGAGGTACGGGCGTGCACCGCGTCCCTCGTCCGCGCCGAGCGCGCGCTGGAGGGCGCCCGGCCCGGGGACGACGTCCCGTACTGGGCGCGCTTCTTCGACGAGGCACAGCTCGCCGACGAGTTCGGGCACTGCCACCGGGACCTGCAGCAGTTCCGCGCCGCCGCGCAGCACGCGGAGCGCTCGCTGCAGCTGCGGGGCCCCGGTTTCGCCCGCAGCAGTCTGTTCTGCCGTGTCGTCCTCGCCACCGCCCGCCTCGGCCTCGGCGAACTCGACCAGGCCTGCCAACTGGCCGCCGAAGCGGCCGGCCAGGCGGCGGAGATGCGGTCGGTGCGGGCGGTGGAGTACGTCAAGGACTTCGAACGCCGCCTGGAGCCGTACAAGGACGCGGCACCGGTGCGGACGTACCGGGACAAGGTGGCCGTGCTGAACTGACGGCGTCGTGACGGGGTGGCGGTGAGTCGATCCGCCTCACGCCGCCCGAGCCGTGGGCGCCGGGTCCGCCGCGTGCATCGAGCCCGTCGCCCCGAGGTCGGCCAGGATCGCCGCGGCCGCCCGGTGGGCCGAGTGCAGCCCGCCCTGGACCGTACTGGTGTCCCGGTGGTCGCCGCACACGTACAGGCCCGCCAGCAGCCGCACCGGCCGTCGCAGATCGTGCGGCGGCCGCATCACCGGCACGGCCTCGGCGGTGTGGTGCACGGCGAGCGTCTCCCACCGTGCCGTCGACGTGCCGTACAGCCGGGCCAGATGCATTCGTACCGCCGTGTCGACATCGCTCGGTACGGCCCCCAGCACCGTCGACGACACCAGCGCCCGCCCCGCCGGCGCGCGCGTCGGATCCACCGCGCTGACCACCGCCGTGTGCGCCACCGGGCCGCCCCGGTCGGCGTCCAGCAGTAGCGAGGCCCCGGTCTGCGGTGCCTCGTCGGTCGTGTGGTGCACCACCGTCACCGGATGGAAGTCCGGCACCCGCAGCCCGGGCAGCAGCTCGGCCGCCGTCCGCGCGTCCGTCGCCAGCAGCACCGCCCGGCACCGGAACTCCCCGTGCTCGGCCGTGCTCACCGACGTCGTGGACACACCGGTGACCCGCACCCCGGTGCGCACCGTCCCCGGCGGCAGCCCGCGCGCGAGCAGCTCCGGCAGCACCTCGGCGCCGCCCTCCGGCACACACATCCGCCCCGCCGCGAACGCCCGCAGCGCCAGATCCGCGCACCGGCTGGACGTCCGCAGCTCCGGGTCGCACAGCAGCGCGGCGAGCAGCGGGCGCAGGAAGCCGTCGACGGTCCGGGCGGGCAGCCCGCGCTCCGCGAGGGCCTGACCTGCGGGCAACTCCGGGCGGGACAGCAGCCGTTCGACCGGCATCTGGCCGATCCGGGCCAGCGCCGCCCCGAGCCGCGCCTGATCGACGGCACCGCCCAGCGGCGCACCCGCCGGTCCGCGGGAACCGGTGCCGGGCCTCCCCGTCGAACGGGGGGCGCTCGCAAGGGCGCGCACGGCATGGAGTGCGCCCCTCGCGCTCCTGCCGCCCGCCGGGGCGCCCGCACGCTGCCGGCGCCCGTCGCTGTGCAGCAGGACACCCGGGGTGAACGCGCGCAGCGCGAGCGCGTCGAGCCCCGGTGTCAGACGCAGTTCGGGATACGACGTGAACAGGAGCTGCCCGATGCGGTCGAGCCGGAAGCCGTCGACCTTCTCCGTCGCCATCCGCCCGCCCACACAAGGGGCGGCCTCCAGGACGGTGGTCGGGATTCCTGCACCGGTCAGCCGATGCGCCGCGGCGAGACCGGCGACCCCGGCTCCCACGACGACGACATCCGCCTGATACGCGGGCTCAAGCACGTGCCCCTCCTCGACGTTGCACGGCCGGTGGAGAGGTCATGCCCTCAACCGGCTCCGGGGATACCCGAGTTCGGGTCGAGGTTAGGGCCGCGTTCGGTCAAGGGAAGTCGCGCATGAACAGGGCACGGTCGCACGGCGGTCGCATACGGTCAGGTACGGCCAAGGGGGCAGGGTGCCACGTCCTGGACGACCGTAAACCTCACCCCGCCGCGCGAATCGCCTCCTCGATCCCCGGGAAGGCGAAGCCGAACCCGGACTCCAGCAACCGCTTCGGCACCACCCGCTGACTGCCCAGCACATCCCCGGCCATCTCGCCCAGCACGGCCCGCAGCACCGGCGCCGGCACCGCGAACAGCGTGGGCCGGCGCAGCACCCGCCCCATCGCCGCGGTGATCTCACGGTTCGTCAGCGGCTGCGGGGCCGTCAGATTGAACGGCCCCGACAGGTCCTCACGGTCGATCAGGTGCCGGAGCGCGGCGACCTCGTCGTGCAGCGAGATGAACGACCAGTACTGCCGCCCGTCCCCGAGCCGCCCACCGAGACCCGCCAGGAACAGCGGGAACAGCCGCCCCCAGGCACCGCCCTTGCGCGACACCACCAACCCGGTCCGCGCGAACACCGTCCGCACACCCGCGTCCCGCGCGGGCGCCGCGGCCGACTCCCACTCCACGCACAGTTCCGGCAGGAAACCCCTCCCCGCGGGCGCCTCCTCGTCGACGGCCCGCTGCCCGGTGTCGCCGTAGTAGCCGATCGCGCTGCCGCTGACGAACACCCGCGGCCGCCGCTCCGCCGGCAGCCCGGCGACCGCCCCGGCCAGCGTCGCCGTACCGCGCACCCGGCTGTCGCGGATCCGCGCCTTGTACTCCTCGGTCCAGCGGCGGTCGCCCACCCCGGCGCCCGCCAGGTTCACCACCGCGTCGCACCCGGCCAGCCCGGCCGGATCGACGTACTCGCGCTCCGGATCCCAGCGGACCTCGCCCGCCGCCCGGGGCTCCCGGCGTACCAGGCGCACCACTTCGTGCCCCTCGGCGGTCAGGGATCGCACGAGGGCGCTGCCGATGAGACCGGACGCGCCGGCCACCGCGATTCGTTCCATGCGGCCCATACTGCCGGTCAAGCCCGGATAAATGCCGAACAGGCGCTCCCACGGCCGCCGTACAGTGACGTCATGCCGGTTCCGTACATACGTCACGCCAGGTACGCCGACGAGGAAGAACTGGGGCGGCTCGACCGCCGTTGCTGGTCCGGGCTGCACTCCGTCCAGCCGCGCCCCAGGCCGCCGTACGACCCCTTCTTCAACGACCGCTTCGGGCCGCGCGACCATCTCGTCGCCGAACTCGCCGGAGCGATCGTCGGCTACATACGGCTCGCCTTCTCCACCCCGCTGGACAGCAACGCGCACGTCCGCCAGATCCAGGGCCTCGTCGTCGCCGAGGAGGCGCGGGGCGCCGGGGTCGGCCGGGCGCTGCTACGGGCCGTGCAGGACGAGGCACGGCGGCAGGGGGCCCGCCGGATCACCCTGCGGGTCCTCGGGCACAACACCCCGGCCCGCAAGCTCTACGAGTCCGAGGGGTTCGTGGTGGAGGGCGTGCTGCCGGAGGAGTTCTTCCTCGACGGGGAGTACGTCGACGACGTGCTGATGGGCCGGGCCCTGTGAGCCGTGCCGGGCGCTACGACGCCACCAGCTCGCCCGTGTCCACCGGTGTCGTCGCGTCCGCCGCCCGCGTCGCGTCACCGGCGACCTCGTCGGCCGTCAGGACGTACCCCGTCTCCGCGTCGGAGGTGGAGCGGGCGAAGACCACGCCGTAGACCCTGCCGTCGGTGGTGAGCAGCGGGCCGCCGGAGTTGCCGGGGCGGACCGTGGAGCGGATCGAGTAGATCTCGCGGGTGACGTTCTCGTCGCTGTAGATGTTCTGGCCGGTCGCCCGCACCCGGTTGGCGACCGTCGCCGCCTGCAGATCCAGCCCGCCGTCCTGCGGATAACCGGCGACAACGGCCGCGTCGCCGCGATCGGCGTCGTCGTCGAACTCCAGGGCGGGGGCGCGCAGATCGGGGACGTACAGCACGGCCACGTCCTTGTCCGGGTCGAACAGCACCACCCGTGCCTCGTACGACGGCCCGACCCCGCCGATCCGTACGGTCGGCTCGTCGATGCCCGCCACCACGTGCGCGTTGGTCATCACATGCTCGGCCGTGTACACGAACCCGCTGCCCTCGCGCCCCTGGTCGCCCACGGCGCCCTCGACCTTCACCGTGCTCAGCTTGGCCGCGTTGGTGGCGGCAGGCGTGACGCTGTCGCCGGAGGGCCTCGCCACCTCGGCGGTCGACTCGTTCTCGAACGGGTTGAACACCTGCGGGAAGCCCGCCTCGGTGAGCGCCGACGTGGCCCGCGAGAACCAGGCCGGTGTGGTGTCCGGCATCGCGCTCTGCACCGCGCCCAGCACCCGTGAGTCCCGGATGGCGCCCGTCAGCAGCGGCGAGGCGGACGCCGCCAGCACGCTCGCCGCCACCCACGCCACGATCAGCACGGCGACCGAGTTGGCCGCCGCCCCGCCGGCCCCGTCGGCCACCCGCAGCGGCCCCCGGTCCAGCTCCCGCCGCAGCCGCAGCGCCGGCCGACCGGCCAGCTCGTGCCCCACCACCGCCGGGACCAGCACCGTGAGCACCGCCGTCACCGTCGCCGCCGTCGTCCCCGGCGACACCAGGTCCATCACCCACGGCAGGATCCACACGCCGATGACCGCGCCGCCCACGAACCCGGCGAGCGAGACACAGCCGGCCACCAGTCCGCGCCGGTAGCCGGAACCGGCGTACACCAGGATCACCAGCACCAGCAGGATGTCGAGCAGGTCCACGGAGCCGCCTTTCTCTAGGACCCGTCGGTGCGCGGGTACGCGCCCCAGCACGCCTTAGTACGCGCCGGACGGGTCCAGTGATCAGCCACGCCCGCGCCACCGGTCGGGAAACCGGCCACGTGTGCGTGTATCCCGAAAAACGTCACCGACCCGGACGATGGTTCCACCAGGTGGCACAGCACACATCGCGGGCGCAGGCGCTCGGACCGACAGTGGGTCCATGCGTGTCCTGAGACAAGGCAAGAGAAGAAGACGGGGAGCACGGCGCCGCGCCGTGCCGATACGTGGCACCGCCGTGGCGCTGGCGGGCTGTCTGCCCGGAGTCGCCGCGGTCACCGCCCTGGCGCTGTGCGCCCACGTGGTGGACCGGTTGGTGACGGACGCCCGGACCGCCCGCTCGCTCGCCGTCGCCCGGGCGGGCACCCCGCACACCGCACCCAAGCCGCCCGTCGTCCCCCGGACGGCCTGGACCGGCCAGGGCCGGGCCCCCGTCGAGAAGCAGCCGCCACCGCGCTACGACGACAAGGTCGTCGCCGTGTTCGTGCACCACACCGACACCCCCAACGCGTACCGCTGCACCGACTCGCCCCGCATCATCCGCGACCTCTACGCCGGCCAGACCGGCGACCAGGACTGGGACGACATCGGCTACAACTTCCTCGTCGACCGCTGCGGCACCATCTACGAGGGCCGCGCGGGCGGCGTCACCCGCCCCGTCACCGGCGCCCACACCCTGGGCTTCAACCACCGCACCGCCGGCATCGCCGCCATCGGCACCTTCACGGCGGGCGCCGAGGTGCCGCGCGCGATGACCGAGGCGATCGCCGCGCTGGCCGCCTGGAAACTGGGCCTGTCGGGCACCGACCCGCACGCGAAGGTGCGCCTGGTCTCCAGCAACAGCCGCAGCCGCTTCGCCGCCGGCACCTCCGCCACGCTGCCCGCCCTGGCCGGCCACAACGACGGCTACATGACCAACTGCCCCGGCGCCGCCCTGACCGCGCGGCTGCCGCAGATCAGGGACCGGGCGGCCCGGTTGCAGGGGCGGCCGTGAACTCCATAGGAAGGCCACAGCCGCCCCGCAGGGCACTGAGAGGCCCGCGCCCTACCGTTGCGGCCAGCAGCCGACCGGAGGTGGGGAACATGAGCAGCAGCCGTGGTACGGAGCACGGGGCGGGCACGTGGAACGGGGCCCTGCGGGGACCCTGGACGGTGCTCTGCGCGGTCGCGACGGTCGTCCTCGGACCGGCCGCGGTCACCGCGTCGGCACTCGACCAGGCCAACGCGGCACCGCTGCACCACGCGGCGAAGGCCGATCAGACGCAGGCGTACATACCGACGGACACCCGCCGCAGGGGCGCCTGAACCCCGAGCGCCGGTCTCACTCCTTGAAGCGGTCCCACAGTCGCGGGAACCGCTCCGCGAGCACCGCCTCGTTCTCGAATTCGACCGGCGTGCCCTCCGGCTCGGCGGTGGCGGGCGCGATGCCGAGGTCGGGAGCGACGGTGCCGGTGAGCTGTTCGTAGGCCTCGTCGGCGGCGTAGCCCAGCTCCTCGCCGTCGCCGTCGATCTCCTCGTCGAAGTCGCCCAGCAGGTCGGCGAGCGAGTCGGGGTCGTGCACGCCGCCCTCGTACACCTCGCGGCCCTGGCCGATCAGCCAGCACCGGAAGAAGTCGAAGGCGTCGTCGCTGGCCCCGTCGAGCAGCACCCAGGCGGCGCCCCACAGGTCCCAGGTGTACGCGCGGTTGTAGCGGGCCTCGAAGTGACGGGCGAAGTCGAGGACCATCTCGGGATCC
Proteins encoded in this window:
- a CDS encoding DUF4240 domain-containing protein; protein product: MDETEFWELIDATREAAEGDPEEQADLLVDRLLRLDPEMVLDFARHFEARYNRAYTWDLWGAAWVLLDGASDDAFDFFRCWLIGQGREVYEGGVHDPDSLADLLGDFDEEIDGDGEELGYAADEAYEQLTGTVAPDLGIAPATAEPEGTPVEFENEAVLAERFPRLWDRFKE
- a CDS encoding peptidoglycan recognition protein family protein, which codes for MPIRGTAVALAGCLPGVAAVTALALCAHVVDRLVTDARTARSLAVARAGTPHTAPKPPVVPRTAWTGQGRAPVEKQPPPRYDDKVVAVFVHHTDTPNAYRCTDSPRIIRDLYAGQTGDQDWDDIGYNFLVDRCGTIYEGRAGGVTRPVTGAHTLGFNHRTAGIAAIGTFTAGAEVPRAMTEAIAALAAWKLGLSGTDPHAKVRLVSSNSRSRFAAGTSATLPALAGHNDGYMTNCPGAALTARLPQIRDRAARLQGRP